The proteins below are encoded in one region of Winogradskyella helgolandensis:
- a CDS encoding HTTM domain-containing protein, giving the protein MHKFLFKHIDNSGLIVFRIIFGLLCFLEAVGAIFTGWIRRTLIEPEFTFSFIGFEWLQPLPGDWMYAYYAVMGIFGLFIMLGYKYRLSVLMFAVMWTGTYLMQKSSYNNHYYLLMLLSFLMVFFPANRYASIDVNLNPALKSNSMPSWCKWFFVLQLFILYTYASAAKFYPDWLDGSVMKILMRSKADFYVVGELLQQKTVHYILSYGGILFDGLIIPLLLIKRTRKYAFFASIFFHLFNSFIFHIGIFPYMSLAFSLFFFEPKTIKNIFLKRKDYYDADEVIIPKYNTVLLALFSIYFIIQIALPLRHHFFKDDVLWTEEGHRLSWRMMLRAKSGRTTYKVFNANTNDPIPIKLNDYLTKKQQRGAQTKPDIIWQFAQHLKKDFATKGIPIKVYVNSYVRVNGKPSKQLIDPKVDLANEKWQHFKHHDWILPSE; this is encoded by the coding sequence ATGCATAAGTTTCTATTTAAACATATAGACAATTCAGGACTCATTGTTTTTAGAATCATTTTTGGGCTATTGTGTTTTTTAGAAGCTGTAGGAGCCATTTTTACAGGTTGGATTAGACGAACTTTAATAGAACCCGAATTTACCTTTTCATTTATTGGTTTTGAGTGGCTACAACCACTTCCTGGCGATTGGATGTATGCATATTACGCCGTAATGGGAATTTTTGGACTCTTTATAATGCTGGGTTACAAATACAGATTGAGCGTTTTAATGTTTGCTGTAATGTGGACAGGAACGTACCTAATGCAAAAGTCTTCATACAACAACCATTATTATTTATTAATGCTATTAAGTTTTTTAATGGTGTTTTTTCCAGCAAATCGGTATGCCTCAATAGATGTTAATCTGAATCCAGCTCTTAAAAGTAATTCAATGCCTAGTTGGTGCAAATGGTTTTTTGTACTTCAATTATTTATTCTTTATACCTACGCATCGGCAGCTAAGTTTTATCCCGATTGGCTAGATGGTTCTGTAATGAAAATATTAATGCGAAGTAAAGCTGATTTTTATGTGGTTGGAGAGCTCTTGCAACAAAAAACTGTCCATTACATACTATCTTATGGTGGTATTTTGTTTGATGGGTTAATTATTCCATTATTACTTATTAAACGCACTCGAAAATATGCCTTCTTTGCGTCTATTTTCTTCCATCTATTTAATTCATTTATCTTTCATATCGGCATTTTCCCTTATATGTCGTTAGCCTTTAGTTTGTTCTTTTTTGAACCTAAAACGATTAAAAATATATTCTTAAAGCGGAAAGATTATTATGATGCTGATGAAGTGATCATCCCAAAATACAATACAGTTTTATTAGCGTTGTTTTCCATATATTTTATCATTCAAATAGCCTTACCATTAAGACATCACTTTTTTAAAGACGATGTATTATGGACCGAAGAAGGCCATCGTCTTTCTTGGAGAATGATGCTAAGAGCCAAAAGCGGAAGAACCACTTATAAAGTCTTCAACGCCAATACCAATGACCCTATTCCTATTAAGTTAAACGATTATTTAACTAAAAAACAGCAACGCGGAGCTCAAACTAAACCTGATATTATTTGGCAATTTGCACAACATCTTAAAAAGGATTTTGCTACAAAGGGAATCCCAATCAAAGTTTATGTCAATTCTTATGTGAGGGTTAACGGGAAGCCTTCTAAACAATTAATCGATCCAAAAGTTGATTTGGCAAATGAAAAATGGCAACACTTTAAACATCACGATTGGATATTACCATCAGAATAA
- the pth gene encoding aminoacyl-tRNA hydrolase, which translates to MITFFKKWFGFSDKTEHTEEDTMKKFLIVGLGNIGEKYANTRHNIGFKILDYLAETNDITFETVKLGDVTTLKIKGRTLILLKPSTFMNLSGKAIKYWLEKEKIPLENLLVVTDDLNLPFGSLRLKTKGSDGGHNGLKDTQDKLQTVKYNRFRFGISAEFSQGRQIDYVLGEWTEDENTQLKERLKISAELVKSFALAGVNTTMNQFNGK; encoded by the coding sequence ATGATTACGTTTTTTAAAAAATGGTTTGGTTTTAGTGACAAAACAGAACACACAGAAGAAGATACAATGAAAAAATTCTTAATCGTTGGTTTAGGAAACATCGGTGAAAAATACGCCAATACCAGACATAACATCGGCTTTAAAATCCTAGATTATTTAGCAGAGACTAATGACATAACTTTTGAAACTGTAAAGCTTGGAGATGTTACAACACTAAAAATAAAAGGACGAACCTTAATTCTTTTAAAGCCAAGTACGTTTATGAATCTCAGCGGAAAAGCCATAAAATACTGGTTAGAGAAAGAAAAAATTCCTTTAGAAAACCTACTTGTGGTTACTGACGATTTAAACCTTCCTTTTGGGTCTTTAAGATTAAAAACCAAAGGCAGTGATGGAGGTCATAACGGCCTAAAAGACACACAAGACAAATTACAAACTGTAAAATATAATCGCTTTAGATTTGGTATCAGCGCTGAATTTAGCCAAGGACGACAAATAGATTACGTGCTTGGAGAATGGACCGAAGACGAAAACACACAACTTAAAGAACGTTTAAAAATTTCGGCAGAATTGGTAAAATCTTTTGCATTAGCCGGAGTAAATACAACAATGAACCAATTTAATGGAAAATAA
- a CDS encoding bifunctional riboflavin kinase/FAD synthetase, giving the protein MNSKSEKVTTIGTYDGVHIGHQKILKQVVALAKKQGYVPVVLTLFPHPRMVLQKDDSIKLLNTIEERIELLKSLGIKEVIVKEFTKDFANLSAQDYVKQILVDELNTKQIVIGYDHHFGKNRSANITDLKAFANLYDFKVEEISAQDLKDVTVSSTKIRTALNSGEVDLANSYLGYNFFITGTVVKGKELGRTIDFPTANINITATYKLIPSDGVYVVKSIIENKTVFGMMNIGTNPTVDGKTRSIEVHFFNFNQDIYNAELKIEFLKRLRSEQKYENLEALKMQLKKDMVNASNYIQTLNA; this is encoded by the coding sequence TTGAATTCAAAATCAGAAAAAGTAACAACCATTGGCACCTACGACGGTGTTCATATTGGACATCAAAAAATCCTTAAACAGGTGGTAGCTCTTGCTAAAAAGCAAGGTTACGTTCCTGTGGTTCTCACCTTGTTTCCGCATCCAAGAATGGTGCTTCAAAAAGACGATTCTATTAAACTTTTAAATACCATTGAAGAACGCATTGAATTATTAAAATCTCTGGGCATAAAGGAAGTTATTGTAAAAGAATTCACAAAAGACTTTGCTAACCTTTCTGCTCAAGATTACGTGAAGCAAATTTTAGTTGACGAATTAAATACTAAACAAATCGTCATTGGTTACGATCACCATTTTGGCAAAAATAGAAGTGCTAATATAACAGACCTTAAAGCATTTGCTAACCTCTATGATTTTAAAGTTGAAGAAATTTCAGCACAAGATCTCAAGGATGTTACCGTAAGTTCTACTAAAATTAGAACCGCACTGAATAGCGGAGAAGTAGATTTAGCAAATTCTTATTTAGGTTATAATTTCTTTATAACTGGCACAGTTGTTAAAGGCAAAGAACTGGGTAGAACTATAGATTTCCCAACCGCAAATATTAATATCACCGCAACTTACAAACTGATTCCTAGTGATGGCGTGTATGTTGTTAAATCTATAATTGAGAACAAAACGGTTTTTGGGATGATGAATATTGGCACCAACCCAACTGTTGATGGTAAAACACGTTCTATTGAAGTTCATTTCTTTAACTTTAACCAAGATATTTATAATGCCGAATTAAAAATTGAGTTTTTAAAACGCCTGCGTAGCGAACAAAAATATGAGAATCTCGAAGCCTTAAAAATGCAATTAAAAAAAGACATGGTAAATGCGTCAAACTATATACAAACTCTAAATGCATAA